A window of the Salmo trutta chromosome 25, fSalTru1.1, whole genome shotgun sequence genome harbors these coding sequences:
- the LOC115162674 gene encoding gap junction alpha-4 protein-like, with the protein MGDWNLLGSILEEVHVHSTIVGKIWLTILFIFRMLVLGVAAEDVWDDEQSEFICNTDQPGCKTVCYDQAFPISLIRFWVLQVIFVSSPSLVYMGHALYRLRALEKERHRRRVQLKAELGETEALVEQHKRIEKELKRLEEQRKVKKAPLRGSLLRTYVIHILTRSVVEVGFIMGQYILYGIGLEPLYKCETMPCPNSVDCYVSRPTEKTVFMVFMIVIAGVSLFLNLLEISHLGIKKIKQTLKGDKYPADNDSLIYKPNKKASSHNGPLTQTIFKVIPEEDLNPMDPPPHYIPNHEVPRHNSVAPGQYLANCTGLQPHQHYQQQQQQLQQRQPSQGMIQTLHLQGAQENHTTTMVDQHPPAYGGVFLNGDSGPRNLQGQPNHKDHNLHPQDHYQPSHMEGVPVPIATHRPSIMTTHRPSLALRDIDLEEDRRNSMGSDFLLPNPGRKQSFMTRMPSESMSTISDCSSNSLRTSNSELGDMGDMPMMPPPGRRMSMASRAKRQAASDLVV; encoded by the coding sequence ATGGGGGACTGGAACCTGCTGGGCAGCATCCTAGAGGAGGTGCACGTCCACTCCACCATCGTAGGAAAGATCTGGCTCACCATCCTCTTTATCTTTCGCATGCTGGTGCTGGGCGTAGCGGCTGAGGACGTGTGGGACGACGAGCAGAGCGAGTTCATCTGCAACACGGACCAGCCGGGCTGCAAGACCGTCTGTTACGACCAGGCCTTCCCCATCTCCCTCATCCGCTTCTGGGTCCTGCAGGTCATCTTCGTGTCCTCGCCCTCCCTCGTCTACATGGGCCACGCGCTCTACCGCCTGCGCGCCCTGGAGAAGGAGAGGCACCGGCGGAGGGTCCAGCTGAAGGCAGAGCTGGGGGAGACGGAGGCGCTGGTGGAGCAACACAAGCGCATTGAGAAGGAGTTGAAGAGGCTGGAGGAGCAGAGGAAGGTGAAGAAGGCTCCACTGAGAGGGTCCCTGCTGCGGACGTACGTCATCCATATCCTAACGCGCTCCGTGGTGGAGGTGGGCTTCATCATGGGCCAGTATATCCTGTATGGCATCGGACTGGAGCCTCTATATAAATGCGAGACGATGCCTTGCCCCAACAGCGTGGACTGTTACGTGTCCAGGCCCACGGAGAAAACAGTGTTCATGGTGTTCATGATCGTCATTGCCGGGGTGTCTCTCTTCCTGAACCTCCTGGAGATATCCCACCTGGGCATCAAGAAAATCAAACAGACTCTGAAGGGAGACAAGTACCCAGCAGACAACGACAGTTTGATTTACAAGCCGAATAAGAAAGCGTCTTCTCACAATGGGCCGCTGACTCAGACCATCTTCAAAGTCATTCCTGAAGAGGATCTGAACCCAATGGACCCACCTCCCCACTACATACCAAACCACGAGGTTCCCAGGCACAACAGCGTGGCTCCAGGCCAGTACCTGGCCAACTGCACTGGCCTCCAGCCCCATCAGCactaccagcagcagcagcagcagctccagcAACGTCAGCCCAGCCAAGGGATGATCCAGACCCTGCACCTCCAGGGAGCCCAAGAgaaccacaccaccaccatggttGACCAGCACCCTCCAGCCTACGGAGGAGTTTTCTTGAATGGAGACAGTGGGCCCAGGAACCTGCAGGGTCAGCCAAACCATAAGGACCACAATTTACACCCTCAAGACCACTACCAGCCCAGCCACATGGAAGGAGTACCTGTGCCTATTGCAACACACAGACCCAGCATCATGACAACACACAGACCAAGCTTGGCTCTGAGAGACATAGACCTGGAGGAAGATAGGAGGAACTCAATGGGCAGCGACTTCCTCTTGCCTAACCCAGGAAGGAAGCAAAGCTTCATGACACGTATGCCCTCTGAGAGCATGTCCACCATCAGTGACTGCAGCAGCAACTCTCTACGGACATCCAACTCTGAACTGGGCGACATGGGGGACATGCCCATGATGCCACCCCCTGGAAGGAGAATGTCAATGGCAAGTAGAGCCAAGAGACAGGCAGCCTCTGACCTAGTGGTTTAG